A stretch of the Salminus brasiliensis chromosome 19, fSalBra1.hap2, whole genome shotgun sequence genome encodes the following:
- the LOC140540849 gene encoding transmembrane protein 179 — protein MELVRRLLLAHCAAHTLSVIAGLLVVVPLALNGSAFKGRCALFSRGFWRTENLTVGGGQAEEVTHLVVQEWGPPAACQFATFVGVFTVLYGATQSWRSLFYLHRRHDDTLFSAFLTLLLSLCLLFLSGGASVTLTLGLVSWCNTVTDQNTRPYSCAESQSVPLYLDVETSSFYSELTCAQIALWCVTALWLTHSILSFLRLYHSHSQQISGPCLSREKELLLGQAHVDCPLPCQHAHPPQTPAVFI, from the exons ATGGAGCTGGTTCGTCGGCTGTTGCTGGCGCACTGCGCCGCCCACACCCTGTCCGTGATAGCGGGCCTGCTGGTGGTCGTGCCACTGGCGCTAAACGGTTCGGCGTTTAAGGGGCGGTGTGCGCTCTTCAGCCGCGGCTTCTGGCGGACAGAGAACCTGACCGTGGGCGGCGGGCAGGCAGAAGAAGTCACGCACTTGGTGGTGCAGGAGTGGGGACCTCCTGCGGCCTGCCAGTTCGCCACGTTTGTTGGGGTCTTCACCGTTCTGTACGGCGCGACGCAGAGCTGGAGGAGCCTCTTCTACCTCCACCGCCGGCATGACGA CACCTTGTTCTCGGCCTTCCTTACGCTGCTGCTGAGCCTGTGTCTGCTTTTCCTTTCTGGAGGAGCCAGTGTGACTCTCACCCTTGGcctggtgtcctggtgcaacACTGTCACTGACCAAAACACCCGACCATACAG CTGTGCTGAGTCGCAGTCTGTGCCCCTCTATCTGGATGTGGAAACTTCCTCCTTCTATTCAGAGCTCACCTGTGCGCAG ATTGCTCTGTGGTGTGTGACTGCTCTGTGGTTGACTCACTCCATCCTGTCCTTCTTGAGGCTCTACCACTCCCACAGTCAGCAGATCAGCGGGCCGTGTCTGTCCAGAGAAAAGGAGCTCCTCCTGGGCCAGGCTCACGTAGACTGTCCCCTACCCTGCCAACACGCACACCCCCCACAAACACCTGCTGTGTTCATTTAG
- the ttc9c gene encoding tetratricopeptide repeat protein 9C, producing the protein MDNKPSDGAAAEESLEEEGCSASCSGASGGSSSRVEAQLDDAVRLKTEGNAFYREKSIRSAIGRYHRALLVLRGLDSEVTSALKGFGPQSPTLTQQQEELLRSTQIDCYNNLAACLLQREVVDYARVQEYSLKVLHWRPGDIKALYRAGVATLELGDAQTARQYLLQASRGKPNDANVKKQLQRVEERLSKDYQKEKALYKGMFSKQKQGEEEETTENPPKQP; encoded by the exons ATGGACAACAAG CCTTCAGATGGTGCTGCTGCAGAGGAAAGCCTGGAGGAGGAGGGCTGCtcagcatcatgctctggggcctcCGGAggctccagctccagagtggaagCCCAGCTGGATGATGCTGTACGGTTAAAAACAGAAGGGAATGCGTTTTACCGGGAGAAGAGCATCCGTTCCGCCATTGGACGTTATCACCGTGCCTTGCTTGTACTTCGTGGCCTTGACTCAGAAGTGACATCAGCCCTAAAAGGGTTTGGGCCCCagtcacccaccctcacccaaCAGCAAGAAGAACTTCTCAGGAGCACACAAATAGACTGCTATAACAACCTGGCAG CATGCTTACTGCAGCGAGAAGTTGTAGACTATGCCCGTGTGCAGGAGTACAGTCTGAAGGTGTTGCACTGGAGGCCTGGAGACATTAAAGCCCTGTACAGAGCTGGAGTGGCCACCCTGGAGCTGGGTGATGCTCAAACTGCCCGTCAGTACCTCCTTCAGGCCAGCAGAGGGAAAcctaatg ACGCCAATGTGAAGAAACAGCTGCAACGAGTGGAGGAGAGGCTCAGTAAAGACTACCAGAAGGAGAAAGCACTCTACAAAGGCATGTTCAGTAAGCAGAAAcaaggagaggaggaagaaacTACAGAAAACCCCCCAAAACAACCATGA